TAGTCCTAAATTTGCACACAAGTCTAAGGACAAAACAAACTAAAATTTTGAAGATGTATAGAAGTCATAATTGTGGCGAGTTAAATGCCTCGCATACTGGTAATAATGTAACTCTTGCGGGTTGGGTTCAAAAATCACGTGATAAAGGGTTTATGAATTGGGTCGATTTAAGAGACCGTTATGGAATAACACAATTAATTTTTGACGAAAGTCGTACTGAAAAATCTGTTTTTGAATTAGCAAAAACTCTTGGCCGTGAATTTGTAATTCAGGTTAAAGGAACTGTTATTGAGCGTGAAGCTAAGAATAAAAATATCCCTACTGGTGAAATAGAAATTCTTGTAACCGAATTAACAATTCTAAACGCAGCTTTAACTCCTCCTTTCACTATTGAAGATGAAACGGATGGCGGAGAAGACATTCGAATGAAGTACCGTTACTTAGACATCAGACGTAATCCTGTAAAAAACAGCTTACTTTTTCGTCACAAAGTAGCTATGGAAGTGCGTAAGTATCTTTCGGATTTAGATTTTTGTGAGGTGGAAACACCTTATTTAATAAAGTCTACGCCAGAAGGAGCTAGAGATTTTGTAGTGCCTTCTCGTATGAACGAAGGACAGTTTTATGCTTTGCCACAATCTCCGCAAACGTTCAAGCAATTGTTAATGGTGGGTGGTATGGATAAATATTTTCAAATTGTAAAATGTTTCCGTGACGAGGACCTTCGCGCAGATAGACAACCTGAGTTTACACAAATTGATTGTGAGATGGCATTTGTTGAACAAGAAGATATCTTAAATGTTTTTGAAGGATTAACACGTCATTTATTAAAAGAAATAAAAGGTATAGAAGTAGAAAAATTCCCAAGAATTACCTACGATTACGCCATGAAAACATACGGTAACGACAAACCAGACATTCGTTTCGGAATGCAGTTTGGGGAGTTAAACGAAGTAGCGCAGCACAAAGAATTTCCAGTTTTCAATGCAGCTGAATTGGTAGTTGGAATTGCTGCTCCAAATTGTGCAGCTTACACAAGAAAAGAAATAGATGCCTTAATTGACTGGGTTAAGCGTCCGCAAGTTGGTGCATCTGGAATGGTTTATGTAAAGTGTGAAGCTGATGGAACTTTTAAATCATCGGTGGATAAGTTTTATGATCAGGAAGATTTATCGCAGTGGGCCAAAATTACTGACGCAAAACCAGGAGATATGATCTTTGTATTATCAGGTCCAGCAGATAAAACAAGAACACAATTATCAGCTTTGCGTATGGAGCTTGCTACACGTCTTGGATTGCGTAAGCCAGATGAGTTTGCTCCGCTTTGGGTAGTTGATTTTCCTTTGTTAGAATTTGATGAGGAAAGTGGTCGATACCATGCTATGCACCATCCGTTTACATCTCCAAAACCAGAGGATATGCACTTGCTAGAAACTAATCCAGGGCAAGTACGAGCAAATGCTTATGATATGGTTTTGAATGGTAACGAAATTGGTGGTGGATCTATCCGTATCCATGACAAAGCTACACAGCAGTTAATGTTCAAATATTTAGGTTTTACTGAGGAAGAAGCTAAGGCGCAATTTGGTTTCTTAATGGACGCATTTCAGTTTGGTGCACCTCCTCATGGTGGATTGGCTTTTGGTTTAGACAGGCTTGTCGCTATATTAGGTGGACAGGAAACTATACGAGATTTCATCGCATTTCCTAAGAATAATTCGGGAAGAGATGTCATGATTGATGCGCCGTCAGTAATTGATGATTCACAGTTGAAAGAATTACATATTAAATTAGCTTAGCCTTAGGATGTCTTGATATTGTTAGAAAACGTTGAATATCAATATTTTTACAAAATAAAAACATAAGAACGCATTTCGTATTGTATTAAATATTACATTTGCTACATTATAAATTATTATTACAATTACAATGCGTACAGGTACAGTAAAATTTTTCAATGAGTCTAAAGGTTACGGATTCATTACAGACGAAGAAACAGGAAAAGACATTTTCGTTCACGCTTCAGGAATCAACGCGGAAGAATTGCGCGAAGGTGACAGAGTTAGCTATGAAGAAGAAGAAGGAAGAAAAGGAAAAGTTGCTGCGAAAGTAGCAGTGATCTAAGCATAAAAATATTTTTTTTTGCCTACGAAAGTTTAAAAACGTCCCGAGAATATCGGGACGTTTTTTTTATGGGATAAAGTACTAGTAATGAAAATTTCAAGATATAAGGTGTCTACTTTAGTTTTAAATTTTCATCTCAGCTTCCTCAAAAAATAAAAGAACACTCCTTATTTATAATTAATAAAAATTGCAAATTTACAACGATGTAGCTCGCATGTATTTTAAAAAAATTATTGTTATTTAATAATTTGAAAGTTATCTTTGTTGCTTATTCTCATACATAAAAAACATAATATGCAATCAGATCAATTAAATTACATTCCTATTTTAATGCAGTTCCTTTTAGCTGTAGGTTTTGTTGTAGGAACTATTCTAGTTTCTGGAAAATTAGGTCCTAAAAGATCGTCTGAGGTTAAAGATAAAAATTTTGAATGTGGTATAGAATCCGTTGGTAATGCTAGGATTCCGTTTTCAGTTAAATATTTCCTTGTAGCCATACTTTTTGTTTTGTTTGATGTAGAAGTTATTTTCTTGTATCCATGGGCAATCAACTTTAAAGAATTGGGAATGGAAGGAATGGTGAAGATGATCATTTTTATGATGTTGCTTCTAGTTGGTTTTTTCTATATCATAAAAAAGAAAGCCCTAGAGTGGGAATAAAGATTAATTAGGAATTAGAAATAACGAATTGTAAAGATTTCAATTTCTAAAGTATTATAAAAGAATGTTTTTAAAATTTAAATTGTGAACTCATACTTCATAATTCATAATTCATAATTTTACAAAGATGAGTAATTCAAATGTAAGTATGGTTGCCCCTCCAGAAGGTGTTGTTGGTGAAGGGTTTTTTGCTACAAAACTTAATGATGTAGTAGGCTTAGCTAGAGCAAATTCGCTTTGGCCGTTGCCATTTGCTACTTCTTGCTGTGGTATAGAGTTTATGGCAACAATGGCATCGCATTATGATTTAGCACGTTTTGGATCAGAGCGAGTGAGTTTTTCTCCACGTCAAGCTGATATGTTGCTTGTGATGGGAACAATTTCAAAGAAAATGGCTCCTATATTGCGTCAAGTTTATGAACAAATGTCAGAGCCTCGTTGGGTAATTGCAGTTGGAGCTTGTGCATCATCAGGTGGAATTTTTGATACCTATTCTGTTTTACAAGGAATTGATAAAGTAATTCCTGTAGATGTTTATGTTCCTGGATGTCCTCCAAGACCAGAACAAATTGTTGATGGAGTAATGAGATTGCAAGAATTGGTAAAAACAGAATCTGTAAGAAGAAGAAGTTCTCCTGAATACCAAGAATTATTAGCTTCCTATAATATCAAATAAATAATGGCGCTAGAAACGATACAAATACAAGAAAAATTAGTCGAAACTTTTCAAGAGGCTGTTTTTGAATTCAAACAAGAAAAAGATATTTTTTCATTTGAAGTAAATGCTGAAACGATTACAGCCGTTATTTTATTTTTAAAAAACGATCCTACATTACGTTTTCATTTTTTAACTGATTTATGCGGAATCCATTATCCTGATAATGATGAAGATCATCAGTTTGCAGTTGTGTACCATTTGCACAATTGGTACGAAAATAAAAGAATCAGAATCAAAGCATATCTTAACGGCGAGAAACCAGAAATTAAAACGATTTCAAACATTTTTTTAAGTTCTAACTGGATGGAAAGAGAAACTTATGATTTTTACGGAATCAATTTCATAGGACATCCACAGTTGAAACGAATTTTGAATATGGATGAAATGATTTCATTCCCTATGCGAAAAGAGTTTCCAATGGAAGATAGCGGAAGGACAGATAAAGACGATCGTTTCTTTGGAAGAACAACCGATAATTATTAAAAAAGCACACTTTTATAATTTTTCACATTAAATAAATGTCAGAACTATTATTACCACCAGAGCATCGTTATGCCAAAAGAATTGCAGAGCAGTTAAATGAAGATGGTAGCGAACTTTCGATTCTAAATTTAGGTCCTACGCACCCTGCAACACACGGTATTTTTCAAAATATCTTGTTGATGGATGGTGAGCGTATCCTTGAAGCTGAGCCAACAATTGGATACATTCACAGAGCATTTGAAAAAATTGCTGAAAACCGACCTTTTTACCAAATTACTCCATTAACGGATAGAATGAACTACTGTTCATCTCCTATAAATAACATGGGTTGGTGGATGACTCTTGAAAAATTACTCGATATTGAAGTGCCAAAAAGAGCGCAATATTTAAGAGTTATTGTCATGGAATTGGCTAGAATTACCGATCATATTATTTGTAACTCGATCTTAGGAGTTGATACTGGAGCTTATACAGGTTTCTTATATGTTTTTCAATTTAGAGAAAAAGTATATGAAATTTACGAAGAAATTTGTGGTGCTCGTTTGACAACAAATATGGGTCGTATTGGTGGTTTCGAAAGAGATTGGTCTCCAGAAGCTTTTAGAAAATTAGATGTGTTTTTAGAAGAATTTCCAGTTGCTTGGAAAGAGTTCGAAAACCTTTTTGAAAGAAATAGAATTTTTATTGACCGTACCGTTAATGTTGGTGCGATCACTGCAGAACAAGCAATGGCTTATGGTTTTACAGGTCCTAACTTGCGTGCAGCTGGTGTAGATTATGATGTACGTGTTGCACAACCTTATTCTTCTTACGAAGACTTTGATTTCATCGTTCCAGTAGGGAAATCAGGTGATACTTACGATCGTTTTTGTGTTCGTAATGCCGAGGTTTGGGAGAGTTTAAGCATTATTCGTCAAGCCTTGGATAAAATGCCAGCCGGAAACGAATACCATGCTGATGTACCAGATTATTACTTGCCTCCAAAAGAAGATGTATATAACAACATGGAATCTTTAATCTATCACTTTAAGATTGTTATGGGTGAGGTTCCAGTACCAGTAGCCGAAATTTACCACCCTGTTGAAGGAGGAAATGGCGAAGTTGGTTTTTATTTGGTAACTGACGGAAGTAGAACTCCATACCGTTTGCATTTCCGTAGACCTTGTTTTATTTACTACCAAGCGTATCCAGAAATGATTAAAGGTTCGTTACTATCTGATGCGATTGTTATTTTGTCGAGTTTAAATGTAATTGCGGGAGAGTTAGACGCATAGTGAAATTATAAATGATGAATTTTAAATTATAAAGTATTCAAAACATTTAAAGTTTATAATTCAAAATTTAAAATATTTAAAATGGAAAGAACACAGTACAAACAAGAAATAAATATGACTGAAGCCTTGATGACTCGCATCAACGAGCTAATAAGTCATTATCCAGAGGGCAAACAAAAATCAGCTTTACTTCCTGTTTTGCATGAAGTTCAAGATGCTCACAATGATTGGTTGAGTATTGAATTGCAAGACAAGGTTGCTGAAATTCTTTCGATAAAACCGGTTGAGGTGTATGAAGTGGTTTCATTTTATACGATGTTCAATCGTCGACCAGTTGGTAAATACATGTTTGAATTTTGCCAAACATCACCTTGTTGTTTGAATGGAGTAGAGGACTTAATGGATTACACTTGCGAAAAATTAGGTGTAAAGGTAGGAGAGCCTACAGCAGACGGTTTATTCGAAGTTCGAGGAGTTGAGTGTTTAGGTGCTTGTGGATATGCTCCAATGATGCAGTTGGGTGATTTTTACAAGGAACATTTGACTAAAGAAAAAGTAGATCAGTTAATTGATGATTGCAAAAACAATACAATAATTCTACACGATAAATAATATGTCACAGAAAATATTATTAGATAAAGTAAATATTCCGGGAATTAAAACTTATGAGGTATACCGCGCTAATGGTGGTTATGCTTCTGTAGAAAAAGCTTTAAAAACCTTGACACCTGACGAAGTAGTAGAAGAAGTAAAGACTTCAGGATTGCGTGGTCGTGGTGGAGCAGGGTTTCCTGCAGGGATGAAGTGGAGTTTTATCGACAAAAAATCGGGTAAGCCAAGGCACTTGGTTTGTAATGCAGATGAGTCGGAGCCAGGTACTTTTAAAGATCGTTATTTGATGGAGTACATTCCGCACTTATTGATTGAAGGAATGATTACCTCAAGTTATGCTCTTGGTGCAAATTTATCGTATATCTACATTCGTGGAGAGTACATGTGGGTGTATAAAATTTTAGAACGCGCCATTGCTGAGGCGAAAGCTGCAGGTTGGTTGGGTAAAAATATATTAGGTACCGGATACGATTTGGATTTGTACGTTCAAATTGGTGGTGGTGCTTATATTTGTGGAGAAGAGACTGCCCTTATTGAGTCGTTAGAAGGAAAAAGAGGAAACCCAAGAATCAAGCCGCCATTTCCTGCGGTATCTGGTTTATGGGCTAATCCGACGGTAGTGAATAATGTTGAAACCATTGCGGCTGTGCCATGGATTGTAAACAATTCAGGTGCTGATTATGCTAAAATTGGTATTGGTAGATCTACGGGAACTAAATTAATTTCTGCTTCAGGAAATATTAAAAATCCTGGTGTTTATGAAATTGATTTAGGATTGAGTGTTTATGAATTCATGAACTCAGATGAATATTTGGGTGGTATGAGTTCTGACAGACCATTGAAAGCTTTCGTACCAGGAGGAAGTTCTGTGCCAATTTTGCCAGCAAATTTAATTTACAAAACAGCAAATGGCGAGGATCGTTTGATGACTTATGAGTCTTTGAGTGATGGTGGTTTTGCTACAGGATCGATGTTGGGTTCAGGAGGTTTTATCGTTTATGATGATACAGCTTGTATCGTTCGTAATACTTGGAATTTCTCTCGTTTTTATCACCATGAAAGTTGTGGGCAATGTTCACCATGTCGTGAAGGTACGGGTTGGTTAGAAAAAGTATTGCATCGTATTGAAAACGGACACGGACGCGAAGAGGATATCGAATTGTTGTTGAGTATTCAAAGTAAAATTGAAGGAAACACTATTTGTCCTTTAGGTGACGCTGCTTCATGGCCAGTAGCTGCTGCGATTCGTCACTTTAGAGATGAATTTGAATTCCACATTCGTTTCCCAGAAAAAATCAAAAATAGAAATCATTTTGTTGCCGAGCCTTTTGAACAAGTAAAGCACCTAGTAGCAAAGCAAACAGTATAAAACGTTTCAGGTTTCAAATTCAGGACAATTCCTGAAATATGAAACTTTAAACTTGAAACTAATAAAGAAATGAAAGTAACAATAGACGGACAGTCAATAGAAGTAGAACCAGGAACAACTATCCTGCAAGCAGCACGTATGATAGGTGGTGAGGTAGTACCGCCAGCGATGTGTTATTATTCTAAACTAAAAGGAAGCGGTGGAAAATGCCGTTGTTGTTTAGTTGAAGTTGCCAAAGGTAGCGATGCAGACCCTAGACCTATGCCAAAATTAATGGCATCATGTGTTACAGGTTGCATGGACGGAATGGAAGTGAACAGTAAGTCATCACCAAGAGTTCAAGAAGCTAGAAAATCGGTAACTGAGTTTTTATTGATCAATCACCCTTTAGATTGCCCAGTTTGTGATCAGGCTGGTGAATGTGATTTGCAAAACTTAAGCTTTGAGCACGGAAAGTCTGAAACTCGTTTTATTGAAGAGAAAAGAACTTTTGAGCCAGAAGATATTGGTCCGAACATTCAGTTACACATGAACCGTTGCATTCTATGTTACCGTTGTGTAATGGTAGCTGATCAGTTGACAGATGAGCGCGTGCACGGAGTTATGGATAGAGGAGACCACTCGAATATTTCAACTTGTATTTCAAAAGCAATTGATAATGAGTTTTCAGGTAACATGATTGATGTGTGTCCTGTTGGAGCATTAACTGATAAAACATTTAGATTCAAATCAAGAGTTTGGTTTAGTAAACCGTATAACGCACACAGAGATTGTCCTACTTGTTCAGGTAGAACTACTGTTTGGATGTTTGGTGACGAGATTCAGCGTGTAACAGGTCGTAAAGATGAGTACCACGAAGTTGATGAGTTCATTTGTAACGGTTGTCGTTTTGACCATAAAGATGTAGCTGATTGGACTATTGAAGGACCAAGAGCTTTTGAAAAAGATTCTGTTATCAACGTGAACAAATACAACAGAAAGTTAGAAAAAGTGCAAATTGCAACCGAAGAGAACATTTTGTTGGGTAGAGCGGTTGACCGTAAAAAAATCAGTATGGCTGAAATTCCATTGACACAAGAAGATATTATGAATCAAAAAAGCTTGGGTAATAATGGATAGCGTATTTATTATAGAAAAAAGTGTTGTTATACTTGTTGTTTTTGCTTTAACAATGTTAATGGCCATGTACTCAACATGGGCAGAGCGTAAAGTAGCTGCTTGGCTTCAAGACCGTGTAGGGCCGAATAGAGCTGGGCCTTTTGGTCTTTTTCAGCCACTTGCAGATGGTTTAAAATTATTTTCAAAGGAAGAATTTGAGCCTAATACTCCCAACCGATTTTTGTTTTTTGTAGGTCCAGCAATTGCCATGAGTACTGCTTTAATGACCAGTGCGGTAATTCCATGGGGAGATAGATTGCATTTATTTGGTAGAAATATATTACTTCAAGCAACTGATTTGAATATTGGGTTGTTATACTTTTTTGGAGTAGTATCTGTGGGCGTTTACGGAATCATGATTGGTGGATGGGCCTCTAACAACAAGTTCTCTTTGATGGGAGCTGTTCGTGCTGCATCACAAATGGTATCTTATGAAGTAGCCATGGGACTTTCTATGATTGCTTTATTAATGATGACAGGTACTTTAAGTTTAAGAGAAATATCTGCGCAACAAGCAGGAATGAACTGGAATGTATTTTACCAGCCTTTATCATTTGTTATTTT
This portion of the Flavobacterium sp. CECT 9288 genome encodes:
- the aspS gene encoding aspartate--tRNA ligase, translated to MYRSHNCGELNASHTGNNVTLAGWVQKSRDKGFMNWVDLRDRYGITQLIFDESRTEKSVFELAKTLGREFVIQVKGTVIEREAKNKNIPTGEIEILVTELTILNAALTPPFTIEDETDGGEDIRMKYRYLDIRRNPVKNSLLFRHKVAMEVRKYLSDLDFCEVETPYLIKSTPEGARDFVVPSRMNEGQFYALPQSPQTFKQLLMVGGMDKYFQIVKCFRDEDLRADRQPEFTQIDCEMAFVEQEDILNVFEGLTRHLLKEIKGIEVEKFPRITYDYAMKTYGNDKPDIRFGMQFGELNEVAQHKEFPVFNAAELVVGIAAPNCAAYTRKEIDALIDWVKRPQVGASGMVYVKCEADGTFKSSVDKFYDQEDLSQWAKITDAKPGDMIFVLSGPADKTRTQLSALRMELATRLGLRKPDEFAPLWVVDFPLLEFDEESGRYHAMHHPFTSPKPEDMHLLETNPGQVRANAYDMVLNGNEIGGGSIRIHDKATQQLMFKYLGFTEEEAKAQFGFLMDAFQFGAPPHGGLAFGLDRLVAILGGQETIRDFIAFPKNNSGRDVMIDAPSVIDDSQLKELHIKLA
- a CDS encoding cold-shock protein; this encodes MRTGTVKFFNESKGYGFITDEETGKDIFVHASGINAEELREGDRVSYEEEEGRKGKVAAKVAVI
- a CDS encoding NADH-quinone oxidoreductase subunit A, whose product is MQSDQLNYIPILMQFLLAVGFVVGTILVSGKLGPKRSSEVKDKNFECGIESVGNARIPFSVKYFLVAILFVLFDVEVIFLYPWAINFKELGMEGMVKMIIFMMLLLVGFFYIIKKKALEWE
- a CDS encoding NADH-quinone oxidoreductase subunit B; this translates as MSNSNVSMVAPPEGVVGEGFFATKLNDVVGLARANSLWPLPFATSCCGIEFMATMASHYDLARFGSERVSFSPRQADMLLVMGTISKKMAPILRQVYEQMSEPRWVIAVGACASSGGIFDTYSVLQGIDKVIPVDVYVPGCPPRPEQIVDGVMRLQELVKTESVRRRSSPEYQELLASYNIK
- a CDS encoding NADH-quinone oxidoreductase subunit C, whose translation is MALETIQIQEKLVETFQEAVFEFKQEKDIFSFEVNAETITAVILFLKNDPTLRFHFLTDLCGIHYPDNDEDHQFAVVYHLHNWYENKRIRIKAYLNGEKPEIKTISNIFLSSNWMERETYDFYGINFIGHPQLKRILNMDEMISFPMRKEFPMEDSGRTDKDDRFFGRTTDNY
- a CDS encoding NADH-quinone oxidoreductase subunit D, translating into MSELLLPPEHRYAKRIAEQLNEDGSELSILNLGPTHPATHGIFQNILLMDGERILEAEPTIGYIHRAFEKIAENRPFYQITPLTDRMNYCSSPINNMGWWMTLEKLLDIEVPKRAQYLRVIVMELARITDHIICNSILGVDTGAYTGFLYVFQFREKVYEIYEEICGARLTTNMGRIGGFERDWSPEAFRKLDVFLEEFPVAWKEFENLFERNRIFIDRTVNVGAITAEQAMAYGFTGPNLRAAGVDYDVRVAQPYSSYEDFDFIVPVGKSGDTYDRFCVRNAEVWESLSIIRQALDKMPAGNEYHADVPDYYLPPKEDVYNNMESLIYHFKIVMGEVPVPVAEIYHPVEGGNGEVGFYLVTDGSRTPYRLHFRRPCFIYYQAYPEMIKGSLLSDAIVILSSLNVIAGELDA
- a CDS encoding NAD(P)H-dependent oxidoreductase subunit E → MERTQYKQEINMTEALMTRINELISHYPEGKQKSALLPVLHEVQDAHNDWLSIELQDKVAEILSIKPVEVYEVVSFYTMFNRRPVGKYMFEFCQTSPCCLNGVEDLMDYTCEKLGVKVGEPTADGLFEVRGVECLGACGYAPMMQLGDFYKEHLTKEKVDQLIDDCKNNTIILHDK
- the nuoF gene encoding NADH-quinone oxidoreductase subunit NuoF — protein: MSQKILLDKVNIPGIKTYEVYRANGGYASVEKALKTLTPDEVVEEVKTSGLRGRGGAGFPAGMKWSFIDKKSGKPRHLVCNADESEPGTFKDRYLMEYIPHLLIEGMITSSYALGANLSYIYIRGEYMWVYKILERAIAEAKAAGWLGKNILGTGYDLDLYVQIGGGAYICGEETALIESLEGKRGNPRIKPPFPAVSGLWANPTVVNNVETIAAVPWIVNNSGADYAKIGIGRSTGTKLISASGNIKNPGVYEIDLGLSVYEFMNSDEYLGGMSSDRPLKAFVPGGSSVPILPANLIYKTANGEDRLMTYESLSDGGFATGSMLGSGGFIVYDDTACIVRNTWNFSRFYHHESCGQCSPCREGTGWLEKVLHRIENGHGREEDIELLLSIQSKIEGNTICPLGDAASWPVAAAIRHFRDEFEFHIRFPEKIKNRNHFVAEPFEQVKHLVAKQTV
- a CDS encoding 2Fe-2S iron-sulfur cluster-binding protein, translating into MKVTIDGQSIEVEPGTTILQAARMIGGEVVPPAMCYYSKLKGSGGKCRCCLVEVAKGSDADPRPMPKLMASCVTGCMDGMEVNSKSSPRVQEARKSVTEFLLINHPLDCPVCDQAGECDLQNLSFEHGKSETRFIEEKRTFEPEDIGPNIQLHMNRCILCYRCVMVADQLTDERVHGVMDRGDHSNISTCISKAIDNEFSGNMIDVCPVGALTDKTFRFKSRVWFSKPYNAHRDCPTCSGRTTVWMFGDEIQRVTGRKDEYHEVDEFICNGCRFDHKDVADWTIEGPRAFEKDSVINVNKYNRKLEKVQIATEENILLGRAVDRKKISMAEIPLTQEDIMNQKSLGNNG
- the nuoH gene encoding NADH-quinone oxidoreductase subunit NuoH, which translates into the protein MDSVFIIEKSVVILVVFALTMLMAMYSTWAERKVAAWLQDRVGPNRAGPFGLFQPLADGLKLFSKEEFEPNTPNRFLFFVGPAIAMSTALMTSAVIPWGDRLHLFGRNILLQATDLNIGLLYFFGVVSVGVYGIMIGGWASNNKFSLMGAVRAASQMVSYEVAMGLSMIALLMMTGTLSLREISAQQAGMNWNVFYQPLSFVIFLICAFAETNRTPFDLAECESELIGGYHTEYSSMKMGFYLFAEYANMFISSTILAVLFFGGYNYPGMSWVVENWGVNIGNILGFAALFVKLCGFIFFYMWVRWTIPRFRYDQLMNLGWRILIPLSIINIMITGIVILRADIAAYLGF